The genomic stretch AACGATCCTATCTTTGACCAGATCATGAGGCTTTCCCTTGGCCTTGGCGCAAGTGCGCTCGGTGTCCAGTTTTCTGGAACGGTGGCACGATTGCAAGACGACCGGCTGGCCCTGGCTTCGAAACGGGACAGTGGCTCCCCGTAGTTGAAACAAATTTTTTATGGTTAACCTAAAGAGAAAAGGAGAAATGGATGTCCTCTTTAATAGGAAATGATATCGAAGCTTATTGTACCAAATGCAGGTTGTTGCTTTACCATATTATTTTGGTGGACCGTGACAATGTCGTATCAAGGGTAAAATGTAAGACCTGCGGTTCGGAGCATAATTACCGGAGTGCAGTACCCTCCCCCCATCCCGCTAAAGAAAAAAAGGTCAAATCGGGCTTGTCCAACACCACGCCGGCCCAGTGGGAGAGGATGAAAAATGATTTGAAACCGAATATCCCCATAAAAATCTACCGTACCCATGATACTTTCCGGTTAAAGGATGTGATCCAGCATCATGTCTTCGGGCTGGGGTTTGTGGGACAGATCATTTCAGACACCCGGATGGAAGTACTTTTTAGTGACTCCATAAAACGGATGGTTATGAACACCGAAGAATCGAGTTTGCGGCTCGTTTAGCTAAAAGGCGGTTTCGGGGAAGGAAACGTGGAAACGCTCCGGGTCTTTTTACATAAAAAGACAAAAGATGGGGATTCTTTTTAACCAATAAGTCAAAGACTTCTTTCCAAGAAAATGGAAAAAGAAAAAGTCCTGGCCTGCGTTTACCCCTGTCAACAGATTTACGCGTAGCCTCGCGGCTACCCGTACATGACTCGGGGCCACAATGGAGCAGCTTTTCCTTTCATGTGGGGCTCTTTCATCCCCCCCTCTATGTCGGTTTATCCCGGCGCTTTCGGTCCGACCCCTATCTTCACGAAATAATTGGGCCGTTAAAGAGAAATAATTCCTTAATCCGATTGCAGTGATTTTTTCACATATTCACCTATGCGCTTCTGTCGGTCAGCGGTAAAAAAAGGGCTCAGTTGGGCGATGGAAACCACCTTGCCGCCGACGCTGAAAGAATCCCCCGAAATTTCCGTCACCGTCATCCATATGTTGGAATCGGAATCGGTTTTCGGAATCTTTAAAATCTCCCGCACTGCGGCATCAAGCCGGGCGAATAACTCCTCCTTCATGGCGGCATTCCAGGGACCGGCCATCACCTGAGCCGAAATGACCACCGCCTTCCCGGAAGGATGGGATTGGACCGCGGGTTTTAATCCCATCCACAAGTTGTCGGCCCCGACCTCCTCCAATTGTAAGGTGAAACCCGCTGCAATTGGCTCTGAAAACCGCCCGACTTCAACCGTAGCGAATTCCTCAATCAAGCGCTTCGCCAGATTGGATTTGGTAACGGAATCCAGTGTCATCCCTACCAGGCTGACTCTTATAATCGTCATGGTATTCTCCTTTTTAATGGTCATTAACCGGAGTCAGGACTCGATGCCCTTCTGCCGATTTTCGAAAACCTCGATCAGCACCCGATCGGGTCCTTCCAGCATGATGTATTTGAGATCTCCGAAATCCCGGATCGGCGATCGAAACCGGAAGCCCTTCGATTCCATATGGGCGACCAGAGCCGAAATGTCATCCGTATCGATTCCGAGGTGATGGACGGCGTTTTGCCCGGTCCCACGGGGAGGCTGGTCATAGAAGTTGATGCGGCCGGCCCCGATTTGTATCAACACATTCCGCGCTTCGGCCAGTATTTCGTCGAAAACGACTTTGGCTCCGAACATTTCGGTATAAAACCGGATG from Deltaproteobacteria bacterium encodes the following:
- a CDS encoding VOC family protein is translated as MVCNLHHVHLFASDLEASIRFYTEMFGAKVVFDEILAEARNVLIQIGAGRINFYDQPPRGTGQNAVHHLGIDTDDISALVAHMESKGFRFRSPIRDFGDLKYIMLEGPDRVLIEVFENRQKGIES